One window of the Pan troglodytes isolate AG18354 chromosome 12, NHGRI_mPanTro3-v2.0_pri, whole genome shotgun sequence genome contains the following:
- the LOC738412 gene encoding small ribosomal subunit protein uS10-like yields the protein MAFKDTGKTPVEPEVAIHRIRITLTSRNVKSLEKVCADLIRGAKEKNLKVKGPVRMPAKTLRITTRKAPCGEDSKTWDHFQMRIHKRLIDLHSPSEIVKQITSISIEPAVEVEVTIADA from the coding sequence ATGGCTTTTAAGGATACCGGAAAAACACCCGTGGAGCCAGAGGTGGCAATTCACCGAATTCGAATCACCCTAACAAGCCGCAACGTAAAATCCCTGGAAAAGGTGTGTGCTGACTTGATCAGAGGCGCAAAGGAAAAGAATCTCAAAGTGAAAGGACCAGTTCGAATGCCTGCCAAGACTTTGAGAATCACTACAAGAAAAGCTCCTTGTGGTGAAGATTCTAAGACGTGGGATCATTTCCAGATGAGAATTCACAAGCGACTCATTGACTTGCACAGTCCTTCTGAGATTGTTAAGCAGATTACTTCCATCAGTATTGAGCCAGCAGTTGAGGTGGAAGTTACCATTGCAGATGCTTAA